Within the Sarcophilus harrisii chromosome 2, mSarHar1.11, whole genome shotgun sequence genome, the region aaaataatgtgatgatcaattctgatggacgtggaacttttcaacaatgaggtgattcagaacaATTCCAATAAGCTAGTGatggagtcatctgcatccagaaagaggctGTGGGGAAAGAACATGGATCACCCCATagagttttcacctttttgttgctgtttgcttgctttttgttttctttttaatttttttcctttctgatttgattttttcttggacagcatgataactgtggaaatgtGTAAAAACCCCTGAAATACATCAAATGCAATAAGGGAAAGAAGCAAAATGGGAGGAGCTTAAGAAGGAGTTAAAACAAACTGGAGAGAGAATAATCATAAGCAAAGTAGTCTTTTTGATCCTAAATAGGATTaaagaggagaaataagaaaagaattcaaaGCAAGAGGAACCTTAGATCTCTTACACAACTGGTTGATGATTGAACAAATTCTGATATGTGGATATAATGGAATgtcattgtgctataagaaatgatgaaagagatgttTGCAGAGAATCCAGAGTAGTAGGAAGTAAtacagagtaaagtgaacagaacccaGAAAACAATTTATGCAAGGACATCAACGatgtaaagataaacaactttgaaatacttaaTAACTATCTCCAGAAGATCTCTAATCAAGTGTATTGCCTACCTCAAGAGTGGTGATGGCTTTTGGGATAAGATGCCACTGGGAGGAAGGGGGTCCCACCCTAAGGAGCAACGTGGCAGTTCCCAGGAGAGGCGTGCTGGACCTTAGAGGGGGTACTTTGAATATCTTTATTAGGAAAGGAATGCACACATCATGTCTACGTGTAGCTTCCTGTAGAGAATCATGCATCAATTATAGGCTAGAATGTGATTACATATGAAGTAGTAACTAGAAACAAGCACTAAGATGATAAAAGGACCTGCAGTCTTTGTAATAAACGGAGTCTCTCATCATCCTGGCTCTTACCCCTCATTACTCACAGTCTGCCATTTCAGGTGGACAGGCAGTGCTGGTCACATAAGGCCTGTTTCACTCGGGAGTTAGGGCTGAGACCCCTAACAGGCCTCCCTTCTTTTTGCCTAACTGCTTGTGGGGAGGGAGACGTCCTTTCTGGCAAGATTGTAATggaattcctttctgcttttgccttgagaaatctccttaatttatttgatttatctgAGCTGGTGGATCTTGTCCCACACACTGTGATCAATATGAgaaacttgattcttctcagagTTCAGTAATCCAAGGTAACCCCAATAAACTTTTGGAAAACACCACCCAAATATAGAAAAAgcactatggagagtgaatgtaaatcaatgcatgctatgttcactttttttttttctgttttattttctctctcatgatttttcccttttgttctgatgttttctcctaacatgattcataaggaaatatgtaaaaaatgaatgtagatgtataaagaacaacaacaacaaaaggttgTTTCTAcatgtaaatggggaaaataaaaataaaaaaaaagattccaaataTATCCTTACCCAAATTCTTGATGAAAGTGTTTAACATGACAGTACAAAGAATAGATCCCAGGAAACTGCAATAATAGATCAATATAGATTGATGGTTGATGTTAATGACTACTCTTTGGATTTACTCAAATAACtctaaacatatttaacataaaatttcACTATATTATAATTTGGATGATTAAAGGcatctttcccattagactgtcaAAAAGATACTATGGTAGTAGGAATTTCcaatcagagaacctggatttaCTATTTAGTATCTGTATTAAATTGAGTAACTTAACCTTAATCTGTGCCTCATTCTTGCAGAGAATGAAGGAGACAGTACATattctctaaaatccctttcagctttaaattctGTGATCTTACCACAGTCAACTATCTTGATGAAATCTAAGACTATGGCTTTCCTCTTATCTATCAGTCTAATAATTCAGTCAAAAAGGGAACTAATGAGAATCTAGCATGAGCTATTCTTGATGAACCATTATAAACTGTTATGGAAGACTacttgtctttcatttttttcttttcttaagttttttaatttatatactttgcattttaaaaatttttatcattttatttccacatgtatctttctctctccatcccagaAAGCCATTCCTtacagcaaagaataaaaaagacaaagaaataaaagctctACATCCCCTTTAAAATGTTcacaaataatttttgaaataataaaagccAGCATTTTTCTAGGAACTATAGTGAAGCTCACTAGTTTATCACGTGAAGGCCGtgctgtcttcctttttttttccttttcaaaatagaCCAGCATTCTTAGTGGTACCCAAATAAAACCTAATGCAATGAGTGGCCATTAGGAAACAACCAACCAAGAACAATGAGGACTATTTACTTCCATTCCAAAATTGTGAATACTGACTCCCTCTTCTCTAGGAGGTCCTTTGCTGCTATGCTGTCTTGGGCAGGGAGAGGGGGGACTACAGTGGGAGAGAGTAATCACACACACAAGCCTGGATGCTTTGGTTTATTGCAGTCATAGTCGACCTTCGTTCAATGTCCAGAGTAACTCTTCATACCCtttatcctcttcccctcccccacacaTCTTAGATTCTGGGGCAAAGCTGGGCAGGCAGGGGGACAGTCCTAGTGTGAGGGACAGTCCCAGAGAGGAGGCTGGGCCTTAGGAGGGAGATTCCTTTTTGCTGAGCCAGGGCCACAGGGGCTAATTTGCATTTAGGATTTGGTTGATCCAGGAGCCGTAATGAGCAATTCTTGTGAAGACAGCAGGCggttttgcatttttgtttccatAGGAGACAATTCCTTGGGCCACACAAGAACACACGAGGGGTCCTCCAGAATCTCCCTATTAGACAAAGAGGAGTAAGCAAGAAAGGTTGATCCTCCCTTGCCCCACTTAGCCCTGGCTCTTTCTGAGTTCTTGCAGAAATCCTGGCCTTCCTGGATTCACAAGTTCCAGCACAAATTCTTTCCTTGAGTCATATCCAGAAGCACCTTTCCACCCAggcttccttttctcctccctgtcAGCATCTctctgaaactctgagtaggATATGGAGGAGGGGGCAGAGAATGAGTCTCCTATCCTCCCACCCACAAGTGCTCGGGAAATGGGACTTGGATTTGGGGATTTCGAATATTTCCTATTCTCACAGACCTCATTCTTCCCCCCAACCTTATGCTCCAGACCCCTGCCCAAGTCCTGGATCCAGCTGAAAGTGCTGACCCCATCCCTTCTTAGGAGGATTCTGACTcttagagagagagagtgatttacaaagaagagaaaaatgaaatgtgaaCTTACAAAGAATACTGATTTCCTTGAGGTATGATTCCCCGCACACAACTGGGATCTCTCATCAAAACAGCCAAAAGACATTGTGCAGTCACTGGGATTCATTAGTGTCAGTTCTACCTCCTGTAAAGTTTCTGATCCCGGGGCCCTTGGTTCTGTACTTCCCCAGCCAGCAGCTAGACATTCTTGCCCAGGTGAGACAGAATTGAATCTGGAGGGCAGGGGGAGAGTATTCACTGCTGTTGTCAGTTTGGCTTTCTTTTCCAGctgtaagaaggaaggaagagggctTTGTCAGAGCGGGGGATGGGTTATATGGGCTGGATCAAGGGCTCCAGATGCAGGGACTTCAGATTCTTGAGAAaacaagggaagagaaaaggaaatagcatcatagagtggggaaggaaaagaagcacGATTTCTCACATGTGCATGGCATTTTATAGGTAGCAAAGtgatttgaatgaatgaatgaaaaagcatttaataagcactatTTGTTTCCCAGGCAGCATGCTCAGCTTTTCTGACAACATTTTTGTGAGGTGAGTAATGAGGGAATAttgtattattcccattttacatatgagaaaactgaaggtcacagaagttaaatgacttgtccatagtcacccAGGCAGTAAGTGAAGTTAGAACTTGACCATATTTTCTGATTGAGAATTCACTGCTTCCTACTAGGTCATACAGTTCTCATAGACTGTAGCCCCTAAAACAACTATCACAGTGTCTCAGAGTTATAAGGGCCCCCAGACATGATAGTATGATTTGTTCCCAAATAGAAATGTCCTCCTTGACATCCAACCTTTGAAGACCTTCAGTAATGGGGGATTTACTGCTTCCTGAATTGTTGGCTTATTGGTCTAGTGGAATATTTCATGAACGAGCTCTTGGATTTGATCTCTGGGAAGGCCTGATTCTA harbors:
- the LOC100918953 gene encoding chymase isoform X6, encoding MKLLPLLLLLLTFLLSHETGADEIVGGKESMPHSRPYMAFLEIKRCKRNFTCGGFLIRRDFVMTAAHCEGDSITVKLGVHNIRKPEETWQTLKVKHQFLHPKYNTERSLNDIMLLKLEKKAKLTTAVNTLPLPSRFNSVSPGQECLAAGWGSTEPRAPGSETLQEVELTLMNPSDCTMSFGCFDERSQLCAGNHTSRKSVFFGDSGGPLVCSCVAQGIVSYGNKNAKPPAVFTRIAHYGSWINQILNAN